A region of Spiribacter roseus DNA encodes the following proteins:
- the murJ gene encoding murein biosynthesis integral membrane protein MurJ produces MSTHNAIRPAARLWQSVMTFGSWTLVSRVMGLARDIVLGVIFGPSAATDAFFVAFKIPNFLRRLFAEGAFQQAFVPVLAEARQHGGDAAVRQLLGRVSGCLAVILLVMTGLAMLGSPVLVRVFAPGFVDQPDQLALTAEMLRLTFPYLLLIALTAAAAAVLNTYQSFGPPAFAPVLLNLCLIAAAIGVAPRLEVGVMALALAVPVAGALQLAVQLPFLWRRGVLAAPWPRWSDPGVRRILRLMGPTLFSTSVQQINLLLDTILASFLVVGSISWLYWSDRLMEFPLGVFGIALGTVILPRLSAQHAEASPERFNATLDWALRLALVIIAPATLGLIALASPLLATLFGYGEFGAADVEAAHWSLMAYGIGLFGFVLVKVLVPGYFSRQDTRGPVRCAVIAMGVNMVLSLSLVALLIGTGIAHAGLALATGLAAWVNAALLLRGLRRQGIYQPLPGWGRLSRRVLAALLAMAFSLQAAAGEPALWLALDAPLRIAWLAGVIVLGAGVYGLVLWLLGVRPGEFREPPA; encoded by the coding sequence ATGTCAACTCATAATGCGATCAGGCCGGCAGCCAGGCTCTGGCAGTCGGTGATGACGTTCGGCAGCTGGACGCTGGTGTCGCGGGTCATGGGGCTGGCGCGGGACATTGTCCTGGGCGTCATTTTCGGGCCCTCCGCGGCGACGGACGCCTTTTTCGTGGCGTTCAAGATCCCCAATTTCCTGCGCCGGCTCTTCGCCGAGGGCGCCTTCCAGCAGGCCTTCGTCCCGGTCCTGGCCGAGGCCCGCCAGCACGGCGGGGATGCCGCGGTGCGGCAGCTGCTCGGGCGTGTCAGCGGCTGTCTCGCGGTGATCCTGCTGGTCATGACGGGGCTCGCCATGCTGGGCTCGCCGGTGCTTGTGCGGGTGTTCGCGCCGGGGTTTGTCGATCAGCCCGACCAGCTCGCTCTGACTGCCGAAATGCTTCGGCTCACTTTTCCGTACCTGCTGTTGATCGCCCTGACCGCCGCCGCTGCGGCGGTGCTCAACACCTATCAGTCCTTCGGTCCGCCGGCATTCGCGCCGGTGCTGCTCAATCTGTGCCTGATCGCGGCGGCCATTGGTGTGGCGCCACGCCTTGAGGTCGGGGTCATGGCCCTGGCCCTGGCGGTGCCGGTGGCCGGCGCCCTGCAGCTCGCGGTGCAGCTGCCTTTCCTGTGGCGACGCGGCGTACTGGCGGCGCCCTGGCCACGCTGGTCCGACCCGGGGGTGCGGCGGATCCTGCGCCTGATGGGGCCGACGCTTTTCAGTACATCGGTCCAGCAGATCAACCTGCTGCTCGATACCATCCTGGCGTCATTCCTGGTCGTGGGCTCGATCAGCTGGCTCTACTGGTCGGACCGGCTCATGGAGTTTCCGCTGGGGGTGTTCGGGATTGCGCTGGGCACGGTCATTCTGCCGCGGCTGTCGGCCCAGCATGCCGAAGCCAGTCCCGAGCGCTTCAATGCCACGCTGGACTGGGCGCTACGGCTGGCGTTGGTGATCATTGCGCCGGCCACCCTGGGTCTGATCGCGCTGGCCTCGCCGCTGCTGGCCACCCTGTTCGGTTATGGCGAGTTCGGCGCCGCTGACGTCGAGGCCGCTCACTGGAGTTTGATGGCCTATGGCATCGGGCTTTTCGGCTTCGTACTGGTCAAGGTCCTGGTGCCCGGCTACTTCTCGCGTCAGGACACTCGCGGACCGGTCCGCTGCGCGGTCATCGCGATGGGCGTCAACATGGTCCTCAGCCTCTCGCTGGTGGCACTGCTGATCGGTACGGGGATCGCCCATGCCGGTCTGGCCCTGGCCACGGGCCTCGCGGCCTGGGTGAACGCCGCCCTGCTGCTGCGGGGCCTGCGCCGGCAGGGCATTTATCAACCCTTGCCCGGCTGGGGGCGGTTGTCCCGGCGGGTGCTGGCGGCCCTGCTGGCGATGGCGTTCAGCCTGCAGGCCGCGGCCGGGGAGCCCGCCCTGTGGCTGGCCCTGGACGCCCCGTTGCGGATCGCCTGGCTGGCCGGCGTGATCGTGCTTGGCGCCGGGGTCTATGGACTGGTGCTATGGCTGCTCGGCGTGCGGCCGGGCGAGTTCCGCGAGCCACCGGCGTGA
- the rpsT gene encoding 30S ribosomal protein S20, translating into MANIASARKRARQAEQQRRHNQARRSMMRSKLKQVTSAVAKGDKAAAEAAYAAAVPVLDRMATRGVIHKNKAARHKSRLAQQIKQLG; encoded by the coding sequence TTGGCCAATATCGCCTCCGCCCGCAAACGGGCCCGCCAGGCCGAACAGCAGCGCCGTCATAATCAGGCCCGCCGGTCGATGATGCGCAGCAAGCTCAAGCAGGTGACCAGCGCCGTTGCCAAGGGCGACAAGGCCGCTGCCGAGGCCGCCTACGCCGCTGCGGTACCGGTGCTCGACCGCATGGCCACCCGGGGCGTCATCCACAAGAACAAGGCCGCCCGTCACAAAAGCCGGCTGGCCCAGCAGATCAAGCAGCTCGGCTAG
- the proB gene encoding glutamate 5-kinase, giving the protein MMSRPDPQRRRRWVIKVGSALVTDNGRGLDHHRIQDWVRQIVEARARGIEVVLVSSGSIAEGVRRLGWNQRPAALHQLQAAASVGQMGLVQAYEGGFQRFDVRTAQVLLTHEDLADRKRYLNARVTLRALLELGVVPVVNENDTIATDEIRFGDNDTLAALVSNLVEADELVILTDQAGLFDADPRANADARLIDRAAAEDESLERLCSDAPGVLGSGGMRTKVVAARRAARAGALTRIASGRAADVLTRIAADESVGTRLEPSREPLVARKQWIAGQLQVRGRLWLDAGAAAVLRGHGRSLLAVGVTAVEGRFRRGEMVACLDPAGQEVARGLVNYDAPAARRIAGQPSSAIESILGYLAEPELIHRDNLVLTDPVRLPQ; this is encoded by the coding sequence ATGATGAGCCGGCCTGACCCGCAGCGCCGCCGTCGGTGGGTGATCAAGGTGGGCAGCGCGCTGGTCACCGACAACGGTCGTGGCCTGGATCATCACCGGATCCAGGACTGGGTTCGCCAGATTGTCGAGGCGCGTGCCCGGGGGATCGAGGTGGTGCTGGTCTCATCGGGCTCGATCGCCGAGGGTGTCCGGCGGCTCGGCTGGAATCAGCGCCCTGCCGCGCTGCACCAGCTGCAGGCGGCGGCGTCGGTGGGCCAGATGGGGCTGGTCCAGGCCTATGAAGGCGGGTTTCAGCGCTTTGACGTGCGCACCGCCCAGGTCCTGCTGACCCACGAAGACCTCGCCGATCGCAAGCGCTATCTCAACGCCCGGGTGACACTGCGCGCCCTGCTTGAGCTCGGTGTGGTGCCCGTGGTCAATGAGAACGACACCATCGCCACCGACGAGATCCGCTTTGGCGACAACGACACCCTCGCGGCCCTGGTGAGTAACCTGGTCGAGGCGGACGAGCTGGTGATCCTGACCGATCAGGCCGGTCTGTTCGACGCTGACCCCCGTGCGAATGCCGACGCACGGCTGATCGATCGGGCGGCGGCGGAGGATGAATCCCTCGAGCGCCTGTGCTCCGACGCTCCCGGGGTGCTTGGCAGTGGTGGCATGCGCACCAAGGTGGTTGCGGCCCGGCGGGCGGCGCGCGCCGGCGCGCTGACGCGGATCGCGTCCGGGCGTGCCGCGGATGTGTTGACGCGCATCGCCGCGGACGAATCGGTGGGTACACGCCTGGAACCGTCCCGCGAACCGCTTGTCGCCCGTAAGCAGTGGATTGCCGGGCAGCTTCAGGTACGTGGGCGGCTATGGTTGGATGCCGGCGCGGCCGCGGTGTTGCGTGGGCATGGCCGCAGCCTGCTGGCGGTGGGCGTCACGGCCGTGGAGGGGCGTTTTCGCCGCGGCGAGATGGTGGCCTGTCTGGACCCGGCGGGTCAGGAAGTCGCCCGTGGTCTGGTCAACTACGACGCACCGGCGGCCCGGCGGATCGCGGGTCAGCCGAGCAGCGCGATTGAATCGATTCTGGGCTATCTGGCCGAGCCGGAGCTCATTCACCGGGACAATCTGGTTCTGACCGACCCGGTGCGTCTGCCGCAATGA
- the cgtA gene encoding Obg family GTPase CgtA, with amino-acid sequence MKFVDEASIRVTAGDGGNGCVSFRREKYVPRGGPDGGDGGHGGSVWLEADSGLNTLADFRHSRRFAAERGHDGQGRQRTGRSGEDVTVPVPVGTLVKDRETDEVIGDLTGHGKRLCVAEGGRGGLGNVHFKSATNRAPRRAIPGTEGERRELALELQLLADVGLLGLPNAGKSTLLRAISAARPRVADYPFTTLHPGLGVVRIGPGSSFTVADIPGLIEGAAQGAGLGTRFLRHLARTRLLLHLVDIAGIYEGRDLAADVRTVADELTAYGQDLAELPRWLVVNKADLFPEEDRPGVVASLRESLGWDGPLYLISAETGWGTNALCQAVMQSLQDDDEPA; translated from the coding sequence ATGAAATTCGTTGACGAAGCGAGCATACGCGTGACGGCCGGCGACGGCGGCAACGGCTGCGTCAGCTTTCGTCGCGAAAAATACGTCCCACGCGGGGGACCGGATGGCGGTGACGGTGGGCATGGCGGCAGCGTCTGGCTTGAGGCCGACTCCGGACTGAATACGCTGGCCGATTTCCGGCACTCGCGCCGGTTTGCCGCCGAACGGGGTCATGACGGCCAGGGGCGGCAGCGAACCGGCCGCTCCGGCGAGGACGTCACCGTCCCGGTCCCCGTCGGCACACTGGTCAAGGACCGGGAAACCGACGAGGTCATCGGCGATCTCACCGGCCATGGCAAACGCCTGTGCGTCGCCGAGGGCGGCCGCGGCGGTCTTGGCAACGTCCACTTCAAGAGCGCGACCAACCGCGCGCCGCGGCGGGCGATCCCCGGCACCGAGGGCGAGCGGCGGGAGCTGGCCCTTGAGCTGCAGCTGCTCGCGGATGTGGGCCTGCTGGGCCTGCCCAATGCCGGCAAGTCGACCCTGCTGCGGGCCATTTCCGCAGCCCGCCCGCGGGTGGCCGACTACCCGTTCACCACCCTGCACCCCGGTCTCGGCGTGGTCCGCATTGGACCGGGCAGCAGCTTTACCGTGGCAGATATCCCCGGTCTCATCGAGGGCGCAGCCCAGGGGGCGGGGCTCGGCACGCGGTTTCTGCGTCATCTCGCCCGAACCCGGCTGTTGCTGCATCTGGTGGATATCGCCGGTATCTACGAGGGCCGCGACCTGGCGGCGGATGTGCGTACCGTCGCCGACGAGTTGACCGCCTACGGACAGGACCTGGCCGAGCTCCCCCGCTGGCTGGTGGTCAACAAGGCCGACCTGTTCCCCGAGGAGGATCGCCCGGGTGTGGTGGCTTCGCTGCGTGAGTCGCTGGGCTGGGATGGCCCGCTGTATCTGATCTCGGCGGAAACCGGCTGGGGGACGAATGCCCTGTGCCAGGCGGTGATGCAGTCGCTGCAGGACGATGATGAGCCGGCCTGA
- the rpmA gene encoding 50S ribosomal protein L27: protein MAHKKAGGSTRNGRDSHSKRLGVKRFGGQAVNAGSIIVRQRGTHFHAGQNVGIGNDHTLFAKVDGNVVFARKGPLKRRVVSIQPAG from the coding sequence ATGGCACATAAAAAGGCAGGCGGCAGTACTCGCAACGGCCGTGATTCGCATTCCAAGCGGCTGGGCGTGAAGCGCTTCGGCGGTCAGGCGGTCAACGCCGGCAGCATCATCGTGCGCCAGCGTGGCACGCACTTCCATGCCGGGCAGAACGTGGGGATCGGCAATGACCACACCCTGTTCGCCAAGGTCGACGGCAATGTCGTGTTCGCGCGCAAGGGCCCGCTGAAACGCCGGGTCGTGAGCATTCAGCCGGCTGGCTGA
- the rplU gene encoding 50S ribosomal protein L21 — translation MYAVIKSGGKQYRVAEGDLLRVEKINAEAGETVSFDEVLLVADGDDVKVGTPRLEGGAVSAEVVSQSRARKIEVVKFKRRQDYQRHYGHRQHYTEVRITGIQAG, via the coding sequence ATGTACGCGGTAATCAAGTCGGGTGGCAAGCAGTATCGAGTCGCTGAGGGCGATCTCCTGCGGGTCGAGAAGATCAATGCCGAGGCCGGCGAGACCGTCAGTTTCGACGAGGTTCTGCTCGTGGCCGACGGGGACGACGTTAAAGTTGGGACGCCGCGCCTTGAAGGCGGCGCCGTATCGGCCGAGGTGGTGTCGCAGAGTCGGGCGCGCAAGATCGAGGTGGTCAAGTTCAAGCGCCGTCAGGACTATCAGCGTCATTACGGCCATCGTCAGCACTACACCGAAGTCCGTATCACCGGTATTCAGGCGGGCTAG
- a CDS encoding polyprenyl synthetase family protein — translation MEIAAIRNPVADDMSAVDGIIQDRLQSEVALINQLGQYIIGGGGKRLRPMVALLMARAAGHPADDHRHALLGATLELIHTATLLHDDVVDESAVRRGRDTANQIWGNEASVLVGDFLYTRAFEMMVELDDMAVMSLFSRTTNRIAEGEVMQLMHVHDPDVTEARYQQVIDRKTAVLFEAGCQLAVEINHPTDTARLQAAAAYGHHLGIAFQLADDALDYDGDAATIGKNIGDDLAEGKPTLPLIHCMANAGADDRGIVRDAIENGGREDIDAVVAAIARTGSITYTRRLAEQEADQAIEALDALEQSPFRTALGRLAAFAVGRDY, via the coding sequence ATGGAGATCGCCGCCATACGCAACCCCGTTGCGGACGACATGTCCGCGGTCGACGGGATCATCCAGGACCGGCTGCAGTCAGAAGTCGCCCTGATCAACCAGCTCGGCCAGTACATCATCGGCGGTGGCGGCAAGCGGCTGCGCCCGATGGTCGCGCTCCTCATGGCGCGTGCCGCCGGCCACCCCGCTGATGACCACCGCCACGCCCTACTGGGCGCAACGCTGGAGCTCATCCACACCGCGACCCTGCTGCACGACGACGTGGTCGACGAGTCCGCAGTGCGACGTGGGCGCGACACGGCCAATCAGATATGGGGCAACGAGGCGAGTGTGCTGGTGGGGGATTTCCTCTATACGCGCGCCTTTGAAATGATGGTGGAGCTCGACGACATGGCGGTGATGTCGCTGTTCTCGCGTACCACCAATCGCATCGCCGAGGGCGAGGTCATGCAGCTCATGCACGTCCACGATCCCGACGTGACCGAAGCGCGCTACCAGCAGGTGATCGATCGCAAGACGGCGGTGCTGTTCGAGGCCGGCTGCCAGCTGGCGGTCGAAATCAACCACCCCACCGATACCGCCCGACTGCAGGCGGCCGCCGCCTACGGCCATCACCTGGGGATCGCCTTCCAGCTCGCCGATGACGCCCTCGACTACGACGGCGATGCCGCCACCATTGGCAAGAACATTGGCGATGACCTGGCGGAGGGTAAGCCGACGCTGCCGCTGATCCACTGCATGGCGAATGCCGGGGCCGATGACCGTGGCATCGTCCGCGATGCGATTGAAAACGGGGGCCGGGAGGATATCGATGCCGTGGTGGCGGCGATTGCGCGCACCGGCTCGATTACCTATACTCGCAGGCTTGCGGAACAGGAGGCCGACCAGGCCATCGAGGCGCTTGACGCGCTCGAGCAAAGCCCGTTCCGTACAGCGCTCGGTCGTCTCGCCGCATTTGCCGTCGGCCGCGACTACTGA
- a CDS encoding GspE/PulE family protein, with translation MESADRRPALARRLVDWAALTPETADRLVADSRRSGRPLVQQLLDSDALAPAVIAEAASLVFGIERVTEQGLEPVPELLDRVDPDLIQRHHALPLRWRDGVLQIAVSDPANTAALDELRFHAGLPVAPVLADDDHLTASIRRLTGGVSGAADELVTAARAEAVRDAPAADGEDDTPVIRYINELLRRAIREQASDIHLEPFETHCRVRFRHDGILQEATRPPRDMADRLAARIKVMARMDIAERRLPQDGRLRFDTDSGGVDFRVSTVPTLFGEKLVLRLLDATATSLDLESLGMEPDQLAVYRAAIERPHGMILVTGPTGSGKTVTLYSALQQLNQSTRNILSVEDPVEIKLPGVNQIGVNHRIGLDFPHLLRAFLRQDPDVMMVGEIRDRETAEIAIKAAQTGHLVLSTLHTNNAAGAITRLINMGIPRWSIAASVILISAQRLIRQLCPHCRRPATTPAGFHEPGGCPRCHHGYKGRIGIHELLPMTDALSEGLLEADADTGLSTPPAPAARRSLRDAGWAKAARGLTSAGEIDRVTR, from the coding sequence ATGGAATCCGCCGATCGGCGTCCCGCCCTGGCTCGACGGCTCGTCGACTGGGCCGCCCTGACCCCTGAGACCGCCGACCGACTGGTCGCCGACTCGCGTCGATCCGGACGGCCACTGGTCCAGCAGCTGCTGGATAGCGATGCGCTGGCGCCGGCCGTCATCGCCGAGGCGGCATCGTTGGTATTCGGTATCGAGCGGGTCACCGAGCAGGGCCTTGAACCCGTCCCCGAGCTGCTTGACCGGGTGGACCCTGATCTCATCCAGCGCCATCACGCGCTACCCCTGCGCTGGCGTGACGGGGTCCTGCAGATCGCGGTCTCCGACCCCGCCAATACCGCGGCGCTGGACGAGCTGCGATTTCACGCCGGTCTGCCGGTGGCGCCGGTGCTGGCCGATGATGACCACCTCACGGCAAGCATCCGGCGCCTTACCGGCGGTGTCAGCGGCGCTGCCGACGAGCTGGTCACGGCCGCCCGCGCCGAAGCTGTCCGCGATGCGCCGGCAGCGGATGGCGAGGATGACACCCCGGTGATCCGCTATATCAACGAGCTGCTGCGGCGCGCGATCCGCGAACAGGCATCGGATATCCATCTCGAGCCCTTCGAAACCCACTGCCGCGTGCGGTTTCGCCACGATGGCATCCTCCAGGAGGCCACCCGACCACCGCGCGACATGGCCGACCGGCTCGCCGCCCGCATCAAGGTCATGGCGCGCATGGATATCGCCGAACGACGCCTGCCCCAGGATGGCCGGCTGCGGTTCGATACCGATTCCGGTGGCGTCGATTTCCGTGTCAGCACCGTGCCGACGCTGTTTGGCGAAAAGCTCGTGCTGCGGCTGCTTGACGCCACCGCGACATCGCTCGACCTCGAGAGCCTGGGTATGGAGCCCGATCAGCTCGCGGTCTACCGGGCGGCCATCGAACGCCCCCATGGCATGATCCTCGTCACCGGGCCCACCGGCTCGGGGAAAACGGTGACGCTGTACAGCGCCCTGCAACAGCTCAACCAGAGCACCCGCAACATCCTCAGCGTCGAGGACCCGGTCGAGATCAAACTCCCCGGCGTCAATCAGATCGGCGTCAACCACCGCATCGGACTCGACTTTCCGCATCTGCTGCGGGCGTTCCTGCGCCAGGATCCGGACGTCATGATGGTGGGCGAGATCCGCGACCGCGAGACCGCCGAAATCGCCATCAAGGCCGCCCAGACCGGGCATCTCGTGCTCTCGACCCTGCACACGAATAATGCGGCCGGGGCGATCACGCGGCTCATCAACATGGGGATCCCGCGCTGGAGTATCGCCGCATCGGTCATCCTGATCAGTGCCCAGCGGCTGATCCGTCAGCTCTGCCCGCACTGCCGGCGGCCCGCCACTACGCCGGCGGGATTCCACGAGCCCGGCGGCTGCCCGCGCTGCCATCACGGCTACAAGGGCCGCATCGGTATTCACGAGCTCCTGCCCATGACCGATGCGCTGAGCGAGGGACTCCTCGAGGCGGATGCCGACACCGGGCTTTCGACACCGCCGGCGCCCGCCGCCCGACGGAGCCTTCGGGATGCCGGCTGGGCCAAGGCCGCGCGGGGACTCACCAGTGCCGGCGAGATCGATCGGGTCACCCGCTGA
- a CDS encoding type II secretion system F family protein, with translation MGRVRAFLWHGRDIDGRRRGGFTPAGDVEQLRGWLGTRGLALGGSVRIPAGLERLFVSQTPQANDRQINALLRQLATLSRAGVPLIDAVTLIAREEKHAGLRRLADALREAIAAGTPLSIALADHPRHFDPLICGLVRAGEQSGQLDTLLERIASDRERAEALRHRLRHAMLYPGIVLLVALAVSTALLMFVVPRFESLFNGFGAELPGFTRQVIGLSDWLRGNGWPALLAALGAVPAVLALTRRYPAVREVGDRIKLAMPVTGGLIAGAETVRFARTLALLMEAGAPLAEALPTVADTLGTRPYKRAVRRMGEDLRDGRSLAFAIERTRCFAATTTRMIATGEAAGRLPAVLERIADRRDAEVRQGVDTLGSTLEPLIMSFLGLLVGGLVLALYLPVFQLGSVI, from the coding sequence ATGGGCAGGGTAAGGGCATTTTTATGGCATGGGCGGGATATTGATGGTCGTCGGCGCGGCGGCTTCACGCCTGCCGGCGACGTCGAACAGCTGCGCGGCTGGCTCGGCACGCGCGGGCTGGCGCTGGGCGGATCCGTGCGCATTCCAGCCGGGCTCGAGCGCCTGTTCGTGTCACAGACGCCACAAGCCAATGACCGCCAGATCAATGCCCTGCTGCGCCAGCTGGCCACACTGAGCCGCGCCGGTGTGCCGCTCATCGATGCGGTCACACTCATCGCCCGCGAGGAAAAGCATGCCGGGCTGCGACGCCTGGCCGACGCGCTTCGCGAAGCCATCGCCGCCGGCACACCGCTGTCGATCGCGCTGGCGGACCATCCCCGGCATTTCGATCCGCTGATCTGCGGCCTGGTCCGCGCCGGCGAGCAGTCGGGACAACTGGACACATTGCTCGAGCGGATCGCCAGTGATCGCGAACGTGCCGAAGCCCTGCGTCATCGGTTGCGCCACGCCATGCTCTACCCCGGCATCGTGCTGCTCGTGGCACTGGCGGTCAGCACAGCGCTGTTGATGTTCGTCGTGCCGCGGTTCGAGTCCCTTTTCAACGGGTTCGGCGCCGAGCTGCCGGGCTTTACCCGTCAGGTGATCGGGCTCTCGGACTGGCTGCGCGGTAACGGCTGGCCGGCGCTGTTGGCGGCACTGGGCGCCGTACCGGCGGTGCTGGCACTGACACGCCGCTACCCCGCCGTCCGCGAAGTCGGCGACCGGATCAAGCTCGCGATGCCAGTCACCGGCGGCCTCATCGCCGGCGCCGAAACCGTCCGCTTCGCCCGCACCCTGGCCCTGCTCATGGAGGCCGGCGCTCCATTGGCCGAGGCCCTGCCGACGGTTGCCGATACCCTCGGCACCCGGCCTTACAAGCGGGCGGTCCGACGCATGGGCGAAGACCTGCGGGATGGGCGTTCCCTGGCCTTTGCCATCGAGCGCACACGCTGCTTTGCCGCCACCACCACGCGGATGATCGCCACCGGTGAAGCCGCCGGTCGTCTGCCCGCAGTGCTCGAGCGTATTGCCGATCGCCGCGACGCTGAGGTGCGTCAGGGCGTAGACACGCTGGGCAGCACCCTCGAGCCGCTCATCATGAGCTTCCTCGGCCTTCTGGTCGGGGGGCTGGTGCTGGCGCTCTACCTGCCGGTTTTCCAGCTCGGATCGGTCATCTGA
- the coaE gene encoding dephospho-CoA kinase (Dephospho-CoA kinase (CoaE) performs the final step in coenzyme A biosynthesis.): MEATQPTQNHRPNLVVGLTGGIASGKTAVSRRFEAQGAAVIDTDVLARAVVEPGTDGLNAVRERFGDAVIDTDGQLDRGAMRARIFADPDARRDLEAITHPRIRRAVARALAAVHAPYAMLVVPLLVEAGWTDLMDRVLVVDAPPAQQRERLMARDGTSRAEAERILASQASRDVRLAIADDVIHNDADPAALDTRVATLHAQYCRQAGNAV, encoded by the coding sequence ATGGAAGCGACACAGCCCACCCAGAACCACCGCCCGAATCTGGTCGTTGGACTGACCGGGGGAATTGCCAGCGGCAAGACCGCCGTCAGCCGGCGCTTCGAGGCGCAGGGTGCCGCCGTCATCGACACCGATGTCCTCGCCCGCGCGGTGGTCGAACCCGGCACCGACGGGCTGAACGCGGTGCGCGAGCGCTTTGGCGACGCCGTCATCGATACCGATGGCCAGCTCGACCGGGGCGCCATGCGGGCACGGATATTCGCCGATCCCGACGCCCGGCGCGACCTTGAGGCAATCACCCATCCACGGATCCGCCGGGCCGTCGCCCGGGCGCTGGCAGCCGTTCACGCGCCCTATGCCATGCTCGTCGTGCCGCTGCTGGTCGAAGCCGGATGGACCGATCTCATGGACCGGGTCCTGGTGGTTGATGCACCGCCGGCGCAGCAGCGCGAGCGACTCATGGCGCGCGACGGCACATCCCGCGCCGAAGCCGAGCGCATTCTCGCCAGTCAGGCGTCCCGCGACGTCCGGCTTGCCATCGCTGATGATGTCATTCACAACGATGCCGATCCCGCCGCCCTGGACACCCGGGTGGCCACCCTGCATGCGCAGTATTGCCGGCAGGCGGGCAATGCGGTCTGA
- the zapD gene encoding cell division protein ZapD — translation MDTTSSGTDLMIYEYPLNERMRTFLRLEFLFKNLRFGRSGDSPWHTRAAVDALLDITALLTRSDIRSELQKELERILASLEKLQARPEVDERRLEPVLAECRDVATELREAPTGIPAIVRNNEFLTSIEQRAGVPGGTCAFDLPGYHLWLESDSAHRRDLLEQWHGAFRLMDQGTALVLRLLRESADPVDEVADSGSFQASLDRATPYQMLRVRLPRSTQCYPEVSGSRHFCNIRFLEQPVQGERPQQVNDDVSFILERCAI, via the coding sequence GTGGACACCACCAGCAGCGGCACGGATTTGATGATCTATGAGTATCCGCTCAACGAGCGGATGCGCACCTTCCTGCGGCTGGAATTTCTGTTCAAGAACCTGCGGTTCGGGCGCTCCGGCGACAGCCCCTGGCATACGCGTGCCGCCGTGGACGCCCTGCTCGACATCACCGCGCTGCTCACCCGCAGTGATATCCGCTCGGAGCTGCAGAAAGAGCTTGAACGCATCCTCGCCAGTCTCGAGAAGCTGCAGGCCCGTCCCGAAGTGGATGAACGCCGGCTCGAGCCGGTACTGGCCGAGTGCCGGGATGTTGCCACCGAACTGCGGGAAGCGCCCACCGGCATCCCCGCCATCGTCCGCAACAATGAATTCCTGACCAGCATCGAACAGCGCGCCGGCGTACCGGGCGGGACCTGCGCCTTCGATCTACCCGGCTACCACCTATGGCTCGAGAGCGACAGCGCCCACCGTCGGGACCTGCTCGAGCAGTGGCACGGCGCGTTCCGACTCATGGACCAGGGCACGGCGCTGGTGCTGCGGCTGCTGCGCGAAAGCGCCGATCCGGTGGACGAGGTCGCCGACAGCGGCAGTTTCCAGGCGAGTCTGGACCGTGCGACGCCCTATCAGATGCTTCGGGTGCGGCTGCCACGCTCGACCCAGTGCTATCCCGAGGTCAGCGGCAGCCGGCACTTCTGCAACATCCGTTTCCTCGAACAGCCCGTGCAGGGCGAACGTCCTCAGCAGGTGAACGACGATGTCTCATTCATCCTTGAGCGCTGTGCGATCTGA
- the yacG gene encoding DNA gyrase inhibitor YacG, with protein sequence MSHSSLSAVRSDTPPSVSCPQCGRPVAWTAESTYRPFCSRRCRMIDLGDWLDERHQIPGEPAMPDGDDEDADA encoded by the coding sequence ATGTCTCATTCATCCTTGAGCGCTGTGCGATCTGACACACCCCCCAGCGTTTCCTGCCCGCAGTGCGGCAGGCCGGTCGCCTGGACGGCGGAATCCACCTATCGGCCGTTCTGTTCGCGTCGCTGCCGGATGATTGATCTGGGCGACTGGCTCGACGAGCGCCATCAGATCCCGGGCGAGCCCGCCATGCCGGATGGTGACGACGAAGACGCCGACGCCTGA